The DNA region TCATGACTGAACTTCCTCCCTTTGAACTTGAAGGAATTGTGGTGGTGGCGGCATATCTAATTGAGCAGCTTGGTCTCTCTCTTCCCTTTGTTGCATATTTTAAAACTAAATCTTGCACTACCCTTTTCACTTGAACAATTACAACACATGCCTCCGTCTCGCCATAAATTTTACgaaaaaagaaattcaataaaTACATCTTGTACCTAGGATCCAAAAGAGTCCCAATAGCCATAACTGTATTAATCACACCCCAATACTTTTCAAACTTAGTTATCATACTAGTAGCCATCATTTCAATTatctcattttcacaatttttccaCTCCATCAAAGGTAACTTAATCACACAAACCTTAGGAAAATAAAGATTTGATGTAGGATACGTTGTTCCAGAAAATAATTCAATCACATAAAAAAATACactcaatctttgaaaaatctcatCTGCCATATCCCAATCCTTTTCACTAGACAAAGATTTATATTGACTCTCACGTAATGACAATCTTTCAAATACATCTCTATATATAATTGCAACttcaagaataaaaaatgttGAATTCCACCTAGTTTTACAATCAAGACAAAGATTTTTTGTGTAGGGTATTTTAAGTTGTGCACATGTTACcttaaatttttcttctcttttaggtGTTGCAGTCCAATAATGAACACTATCCCTCACCCTTTCAATAGCATGTGAAATAAGTTGTAACCCATCCTTGacaatcaaatttaatatatgCGCATAACATCGCATGTGAAATAATTTACCACCCAAGATAAAGTTTCTATGTGACATTTTAGTCAAAATATTCTCAATCATAACATCATTAGTACTACAATTATGAACATTCAAAGTGGATACCTTCTTATCAAGATTCTAATCCATCAAAGAATCCATAAGAACCTCTGAAAGTACCTCAGCCATGTGGGGAGCCAGCACATATATAAACCTGTAATGATAATTTAGTACAACTATAAATAAGACAGCTTTGCAATTGTACACAAGAACATATCGCAATTATATAAACAAGACAGCTTTGTAGTTATATAAACATTCGGAAGAACCTATAAGGATAATATTATTACCTCACAAGACGGCTATGTAATTTCCAAGAATCATCAATGTAATGAGCCGTGATAGCTATATAACCTTTGTTTTGGTTGCTTGCTGTCCACATATCAGTTGTAATTGCAGCTCGACTTTATTACGCTCAAGGACATTCATTGTCTTCAATATCTCATCATTGTAGAGTTTCAAGATGTCACTCTTTAAAGTGTTGCGAGTAATCACCTTGAAGAGAGGTTACAAAGCATTGCAAAATCATCGAAACCCAATGTGGTCCACAATAGATAGCAGATACTCATGAAGACAAACCATAACTGATAACTCTTTCCTTGCATTTTCTTGGTCGAAGGTATGTGCACCAACCACAACTGTTTCCCCACTAGTTGTTGGAGTTGTCTTCATCATACATTGTCTTATATCTCTAGTGGTGCGGAGCTTGCAGCTTTTGAAGTGATCACTTAAGTGCGAAGTGCCTTGTTTTGGGTTACCAAGTAGCTTCGATTTGCAATAATTGCATTCAGCCTTTAATTTCCCTTGATTTCCACAATCTTGAAGTGATTCCACACTTCGAAGGTTAacttcctcttttcaaaaaccacTTGTAGAGTTTGTCGTTCCTTCAATAGTAGTTGCGGTATCCGTTAGGGGTTCTTGAGGTTGAGATTGAGGAGCCGCTTGTGTAGTTTGAATATTAGTGCCTATAGGTTATTCCGATGGAGTACTCTTCTCAAGAGTATTACTCAATACATCCGAAGAAGACATTCTATAAATCATGAAATATAAATCATGAATCAAAATCACATTAATCCAACTTAGAAATATAAATCACCTCATAAATCACAATCATGGAGTCATGTCATTTTCATCATCAAAAGTTTGAGGTAAATCTTACTTCCACTATAGTATGGGCCAACTGAAGAAAAAATTCCTCTACTTGAAATGAAACTCGTAGCATATCATATTACCATGTATTTGCAGCTAAAGTTTATGATAAGGATTTCTTTTTAATACAATATTAGAATATATAAAAAACTCAGATATTTTTATATCAGCAGAATTGTTTGACTCAATTATTCACTAACTTAAGAGTCTTATATACACAATTAAATACCAATACATTATCAGTAAATAACAATTAAACTATTATGATAAACCTATGTTAGCAACCACACATTGGCAAGAAACCTAGTTAGTACAACATTGACAGATGAATTGATGTGGTTTAGGGGGTGATTATGAACAGAGGTAAATAGAACACACAGGAAAATGAGATTTGATTACAATATTAGTGTGATGATCATAGTGTTATGCATGAGATCAGATAAATTATTAATCAAACTAGGAAACAATGAAAAAACATAGAGGGACAACTTCACAAACTACACCTAGCAATTTTGCAATAACTTTACAGACATAAACATACAATTCCAAtgtcaaaataatcaaatttacaCACACTATTATGCTTCTTTTACCTCCAGGGTTTAATCTGCTCAGATCTTGAATATTAACTCAGAAATATTAATCAGAATCAGAAATCAAATTCATATCAACCTAACTCAGAAATATAAATTACACAACCAGAAATTCATAGTTGGAAATTCATTAACCTAAGCTAATCAGAAATTTAGAAATTCATTAACCTAATCagaaattcacaaattcaaaacTCAGAAATCCAGAaattcaaaacacaaaaattcagaTTAATTGGAATCTCATTAATTCAGAACACAGAAATTCCTTACCCTACTTTGGAAATCTAAATTCAGAAAAGGGGATGGAAGACCAGTGAAGACCAGGGCTGATTTACCTGAACCTGACAGAGAAAAGGAGAAGGAAGACCAGCGAAGACTGACGATGCAAAGAGGAGAAGATGACGACCCGCGACAAGTTTGTCGCGACCAGGAGAAGACGATGACGTTGCCGAGTCTGCTGCGACCAGGAGAAGAAGACGACATTGTCGGAGCCTGCGACGGTGAGCTCGACTACCTCAACACCTTCAGTGGGCGACCAAGCCACTCAAGGGGTCTGGGGTCGGAGGCGGTGCTGAGGGACCAGAAGGTAGAAGGCGGCAGGCGACGGTCGGTGGTCGGCGGTTAACGGGAAGGAGCCAGGAGGGCTGAGGGTTTGAGGAGGAGTGGAAAGTCTCAATTCAGTTCTCGCTCTCTATCTCTCTGAAGTAGGGGAATGTGATGATTAGAGTTAGGACGTTAGGTTATGTTCAAATGGCTGATGGTTcacatattataatatatatatatatatatatatatatatatatatatatatatatatatatatatatatatatatatatcatggcaTTTTTGTCTTTTTTCACAAACGGGGATTTAAGGGGTCCCCACGGGACGGGGACCTCTACCCTCGCCCCCGCCACGTTTATTATACGGGGCCCCATCCCCGCGGGTAGAAATTACCCCCATACCTGCTTCCCGACGGGTAAATCCTCGCGGGTACCCGCCCCGTCGAGAATTTTTGCCATGCCTAGTTATTTTCCTCATCTATTCAACATCGTTGAGTTTCACCATGTTGACCGGATAAAGTGCCAGTTTGGTGGTGAGCAGCCAGTGCCAGCGGCCCTGGTCAACATCAACAGGTTCATGTCCACCATAAGTCGGGGGAGGATGTATGGTGGCCTACCTGGCTTTGAGAATGGTATAATGGTTGGAGGGTTAGGTTTGAGGAGGGACATCGAATTTCCATTCAGCCATTCACAGACTATCGGCCTAGTTAGGAGTATTGAGATTGGTACCGGTAGGCTTGCCACATTAGACACATGTCAAGACAGCATGTGCTTGATGACCCTAGGCTGTTTAACTTACCTGGTGACGTCTAGCCAACTACCAGCCAGCCGAGGGACGTCCTACACCTTCTTTGAGATGTGCCTAATCGTCATCGTCGTGCCAAGGAGGTTCAAGCAGACACCCAAAGGCCTACCAGGAGAGATAGAGGTGCCAGAGATCGCGGAGGACCATGGAGGGACAAGGCCAGGACTTGCGGGGAGCACTTGGATGTGGAGTCCGAGGAGGAGGCTGAGTATCACCGACAGGATGAGCATGGTGATTTGCCAGGTGACCAGGATGACTTACCGCTTCTACCACCCCTACCACCACCTCCTTTacctccaccaccacctccaCCATCAGGTTCACATTCACAGGCAGGTCGGGATACTTGGGATACTGCCTTGCCTGGATGGCATGACCTCGGGGCATCTAACAGTCATCCCGAGGCATCGATGGTCGAAGAGATCCAGTTCGAGGAGGCATTCCAGATTCGGACTACCGATCAGCACATGATGCAACGTCTCGACGACCAGTTCCACACGAGCAGGGAGCAGAGCATTGGGCATGTTCATCAACATTCTTCTGCTCCTATGTCTACCACACTTTAGGTTCTGTACACTTCACCGGGGTCTAGCATCTTATACGGCACACACCTCCAACCTAGTGCCCAGTATGCTACCCCACCATTGGTGGACTATAGCCTATTGATGACAGCATCGCAGCCAATGCCGCCACCTCCGTGTCCTCCCCCTACTCAGCCTCAGCATTAGCCTCATCTATATGTACTAGTGCCTTACTCAGACAGTTACTTTGTCCCTCATTATCCCCTACCTCCGCAGCCACCACCCGAGTCACATGATCCCTTTTTCCATCCACAGTCTCCTCTGGAGACACGTCCTAGTAGACCTCACCGACAGGCATAGCTTCTGCGATGTGGCACCGAACATCACCTGCATTATCCGGGTGATTAGCACTGATGATGTTGTTATACTGTTACTCTATGTTATGCCATATGTTGTTAAAATTGTATTTTGGTAACATTATTTATGTTTGTATGCATCGTTGATGTAAACTTGTGATATCTATGTTGTTTAATTTGTGAGCCAGATTTTTTGGTCTTGATATGGATATTATATGTAAATGTATTACATtgttgtatttcaaattttagaattcaagtACAATTTAATCGACATAGGAATAGAAAACACCATCGGGgtataaaataatcaaaataaacaCACATCGCCTAACATTTAGTTTCATACCCACCAAAGTAAACAAAGAACAAAGTTAAACAACCAAAGGAACTACACAAACAACAATTgcaaatacaaacaaagaaatttATGACACTAAGCTAAGCCTCGTCTATAGGCTGGTTTGGACAACCTCTCCGGGTATGACCAGTTTGCCTGCATAGACCACACTTCTTCTCTTGGCACCCACCCTCATCCATCTCATTACAAAACCTGGTGAAAACAGGTCTGCCAGTAGCCTTTCTGCGCATGTTTGGATTTGGATAGACTCGTGTCCCATACCACTCCGGCCAAAGCTTCTCGTTTAGTATCGATGGGAAATTTACCTCATACACCTTAAACTGGAGTCTCCTACATGTAAACCAGATGCATGTAAGGTCCCCATTCGACACTTGCATCAGCACAAGCGGCAAGTTCATGACGACACGTGAAATGGAGTGAGTGGAAAAGGCCACAGTCACATGTGCCAGCCGTCAACCAAACCTGAAACGAACTTTGTGACCAACCGTCGAAAGGCTCTAACTCCTCAAGACCTCAACCACAAACACTGAAGCCCCTCTATCGCAGTGAATAACGCGCATCTTCAAGATTCCCTCTTTGTTCTTCTTAATAACAACTATTAGCCATTGGGAAAATTGATTTCCCCCTCTCCCCCCGTTGTGCCTGTGCCTTCATCCCCTTCCTGACAAACAATTGTTGCATCCTCTCGTAGGTGCATCACACGATGGCTGAAATTGGTAAATAACGCGTACCATTGAGTACTATATTCATGCACTCGGATAGGTTGATTGTCATGTGCCTAAACCGGCGACCGCGATTGCAATGTTGTAGCCaaatctctttgttgaacctaCCAGCCCAGTTTGTCATCACTCGCGACAAACCTCTCAAGGCATCCATGTACCACTTGAAGCATTTATGAGATATTGCTTGCTCTCTGCAGACTTGAAACACGACATAAAGTTCGCCGCCATGTGCCTGACACAATAAGTATGGAACGCTCTAAGTTGCTGCCAACTACTATCGTCGGCTCTCAATGCAGCCTTGATATCCTGAGATTTGTCAAAAATAATCAACAGGCTTTCTTGTGGGGGTCACATGTTGTCTCAAATTGGTGAGGAAGAAAGACCAAGACTTTGTGGTCTCAGACTCAACAATTGCAAATGCAATAGGAAGTATATTGTTGTTATTGTCTTGTGCCACTGCAATAAGCAAAACACCATCATATTTGCTGTATAAATACGTGTTGTCGACAAAGACGAATGacttgcaatgcttgaaagccTCCATGCAGGCAGGGAAGGCCCAGAACACCTTATCAAAGATGCTACAGTCACGCACCATAAGGTGCACATCATAGTACGGGACGACCCTTAACTCACATATTGATATGGGACAACAACTCTATAGTGCTTGTAGCAACTTCAACACCTTATTGTATAACTCCTCCCAATCACCATATATCCAcgcaattgccttttgctttggCATCTAGACCTTTCTTTACGAGGGTATGAAGTGATTGCTTTGCCTAACTGCACCTTGTAGAACAAGAATGCTGACAGAGGGGCTGGACTGCATCAATGGCAGGATGACTGCATATGAGACTGTTGTCCAACTGTCGATGGTCTTGAGACATGATAGGTTCCAAACACGTATGCGCTCCTCCAACCCTACGTATGTCCCTAACGAAATAACACATACATGGTTGGCCTTTACAccaaatataataatcataaatgCAAAAATACACCACAGTTAAACCTGAACTCCCCAATATCCGAGAAGACTCCAAAGGCATCCTGCTGCACATTACTGGTAATACACATGGTACTTTAGTTGGTCTGACTCCATAACTCGGTACTTAACACTTTTGCGAATGTTGTAATTCTTTACACCCTGCATTACAACATCTCTGCTTTTGAATCTGTGGCCAATCCGAAACTCAAACATCACCATCTAAGTTGTAGTCATCTTCATCCGTGTTGGAAAATGGGATTTTCTTGTAGATCACATCCAAATTCAATGTATGATAGTGACTGGGTACAGCTGATAATGCAGGAATTTAGGTGTGGGGCAGGTAGAAGATATTCAACTGATGCCTCGACCAGCGTCTTTGGTATAAACTCCTCATCGTCATCATCTTCAGAAGAAGCACTATCGTTGCTATCCACAACATACTCCTCGTCGGAGTCCTCATCATCCACGTCCATGTCTTCCACTGGACTAGCAACGTGTATcggaggtagtgcgagaggtggGTCATCCTGCACAAAATCCGAGTGGCCAGATCTACCGCCACCAACATCACCGACTTCCACAGAAAGCTCCTTTACTTGTTCCGCCATGATTTTCCCATAGATGTCAAACATTGGGCGTACATGTTCATCGCTATGGAGTCAAAATAGCCAAAATCGAAAGACTCCATTTTCTATCAGTGCTAGCAATCTATACCCCACCTTACCACCAACGCTACTCAATATCAGACTCTTCAGCTCAGACAAGGAATTTACTCACCAGGTGCGCAACTGAATGGGATTATCGCACTCAAATAATCATTCCAGTGTCACTGTTTTTTATATGACAATTTGGATACACACTTAGAACCACATATCTATTATTATTAGATAGTTTGGCTTATTTTTTGTAAGAAAAAacggaagaaaagaagaagtaaaATGTTTGTGGAGAAATCAAATGGTTGCACACCCTTTTATAACTATTGAAATTTTGTCATAACTATCTCATTACACTATAAATATCATAACTTcacgtatctcgtttatagtgtatacaaaacaaaaatatacgTATTTCGTTTATAGTAtcatataataaatttttgtaaaaatattaaaaatgatatattttgataaataaaatattatttaaaaatcctTTGAATAAAAGGTACTTTAGTCATGTgctaatatataatttgaaataaaaatttatatataattatatttatataaaattaatagttaaaaattattaattattaactttgTAATTTGTATAAACAcaattgttgattttttttaccgtaatttgaaaaaaaaaaacatactttTCTCTCCAACATTTTGCGTTGTAAATCAGCCAGGCGGCCAGCCTCAGGAGATTTGCCGGGAAGTTCCCCTGACAACTGACAAGTGACAAGAGCTGATTTCGATGTTTGCCAAAAATTAAAAATCGATCTGTAAATTGttatttctaaaataatttctttacgattttcttctttttctgtaAAATATCCGGGGGCGATATTTGGTGTTCCCAGTTCATGCGCTGTTGGAAGTTGGAGGTTGGAAGTTGGAACTCGATGTTCTCCGAAAACAAAAAGCGCGTTCCCTCAACCCCTTCTCCACacacacattttttttttcatttccctCCTCACCCGCGCCAAGCTTAGTTACCTCCAAAAAACaatgaaaagttaaaaaaataaaaatgagatcGAAGGTTTGAGTTTCCTGACTTTGACTTTTCGTCTGTCTTTCTTCCCTTGGTCTTCTTCTTTCAGCTCCTGCTCCTTTCTTCACACCTTCATTCCCTAAAATCCATCCTGAATTCCTGAcatgaattatttttattattactctTTTTATCCTTTTCTCATTCTGTAAATTCGCTTAGGCGATGTCTAAGTCTCCTGTCCTATTAATGCATTCACATGCGacgctggttttttttttttcaaatttgatcTCTTCATCTTTCGTAATAAACCCTGCAACTTCTTCTCCAAGTCAGAATAATGATTTTCTTGTATTTGTAaaatctctcttctaaatttcacaagaagaaggagatgaagaagaacCCATCAACTAGAGATTAGGTTCATAGAATTAGGGGTTTTCTTCGGGAAGGGGAACAAGATggattttccttcttcttcttcttcttcttcttcttcttcttcttcttcttcttcttcttcttcttcttcttcttcttcttcttcttctgtaaaTAATAACGATATAGATACCAGTGATGTGACTTGGCGTAGTAGCATCAACATCCCCTTAAGATTCCGCACTCCTCTTTCTCTTGTTCTCGAATATTCTGGCATCATGTGCTCAAACCCCGATGTTTCTTCTCCTGCACCTGCACCTGCACCTGCACCTGGAGATGGACCTTCAACAACTCATTTGCGCCCTAGGTCTCAGCTTCAATCTGGTTCTGGTTCTGGTTCTGGTGGTGCCTGCAGTGGGACTGGTGAAGTTCAAATTCGCATAATTGGTACTGGGGACCAAGACAACAATGATGTGATTGGTTCGGTTTCCTCTTCTTCGCAGCTGAGTCGTGTGTCTCGATCGGGCCATCATGAGTGTATTATGGTCAACGGACGGCCGTGGCCGCCGCCGAACATTACCGACCCTGAGACTCGGCACCGGCTGATTCAGGACCCGCCTGTGTACGAGACACCTGCGTCTGAGGTGTATGAGCTTCTTGGTAGTGGTAATAGGAATGTTCAGCAGGCTGTTAAGTGGCTGGAACAGCTTATCCCTTTCTCCCTCTTGCTGTTGGTGGTGTTCATTCGCCAGCATTTGCAAGGTATTATTTGGTTTTCAAGTGATTGATTGTATTGTTTATCAAGTGTTAGTATCATATTATATGATTGGATTTCGATCATATGGCTTAGCTGAACCCAAGTTTCATTGCGTGCGAATTAGAGAAATAGTATGTGCTACACGCTCTGGTATGTTTGTATGCAAGGATATGTGTTTTCAGGACTTTTTGACAGGCTTATGAATATGAACTAATAGCATGGTAGAGTGCTCAAATTTTTAATATTGGTAGCTTGTCAAATGTTATCTGTTAATTCAACGAGAAAAATGCCAGTGTTGGCTGTGTTAATTCAAACATTTTGTGGAATGATCTATGAGGATCATGTAGGGTTGGGTCATTGATTATCAGCACCTCTCCTTTGTAACAAAATTGGAACTTCCATAATCATTATAAAAGTAAAGATGAATTTGTAGAGGTAACTAAGAGATGATGCTTATGCCTTGTGTTTCTAGAATGATCCTTAGATCTTATGTAAAATTCGCTTGGTGAATAAGGAAATGCTTCCTGCTTGATATCTTCATATCAGTGCCTTTTttacttcgttttttttttcatagtgTAGACACATTGACAAAATGTTTCTAATATATAGCTTCTGTTTCCTCCATATTTGTACTTTTGAGTTTTTACACCTATCTTATGATATTTGTTGCTGAGAGCATGCAGGTTTCTTTCTCACAATTTATGTATCAGCTGTGCTGCTTAAATCAAATGAGGTGGTTAAGGAACAGACAGCTCTAAAGGTGCTCTACCTAGATTTTTGCATTTCTTTTTAATTCCATTCTCAAATTTGTATCTACCTGAAAATTCCCTTCCCTCCAGTTAAATAGCTTTTGGTGAATCTCAATCCATGTTCTATTTTTCAGGGAGATCGGAAAGTCTCTGTTCTTGTTGGTATCTCAGTTGCCTTCATGCTCCACGTGATAGCCGTTTACTGGTTTCAAAATGATGATCTTTTATACCCAATTGCAATGCTTCCTCCAAAAGAAACACCGCTTTTCTGGCATGCAATATTCACCGTTTTGATCAATGGTAAGTTATTCTGCGTATTCAGTTATTACATATTTGCTGTTCTAGATGGTTGGTTTTATTTACACTAAATAAAGTAGAATTGATATTCACGCTCCTGCCAACTATGGAATTAACATCAATTATGTTTCTTTGAGAATTTTTGGGTTTCATGCAACCTCGGCAGAAAAACCTAGAT from Arachis hypogaea cultivar Tifrunner chromosome 10, arahy.Tifrunner.gnm2.J5K5, whole genome shotgun sequence includes:
- the LOC112715751 gene encoding uncharacterized protein, whose protein sequence is MDFPSSSSSSSSSSSSSSSSSSSSSSSSSSVNNNDIDTSDVTWRSSINIPLRFRTPLSLVLEYSGIMCSNPDVSSPAPAPAPAPGDGPSTTHLRPRSQLQSGSGSGSGGACSGTGEVQIRIIGTGDQDNNDVIGSVSSSSQLSRVSRSGHHECIMVNGRPWPPPNITDPETRHRLIQDPPVYETPASEVYELLGSGNRNVQQAVKWLEQLIPFSLLLLVVFIRQHLQGFFLTIYVSAVLLKSNEVVKEQTALKGDRKVSVLVGISVAFMLHVIAVYWFQNDDLLYPIAMLPPKETPLFWHAIFTVLINDTLVRQAAMAFKLLVLIFYKCRRGPSFRRQGQILTAVEYVLLLYRALLPTPVWYRFFLNHDYGSLFSSLTTGLYLTFKLTTLVEKIQNFFSALRLLSGRKVQYGVYATKEQVKSAGDMCAICQEKMRAPLLLHCKHLFCEECVSEWLERERTCPLCRANVKSADLLTYGDGSTSILCQLF